aacttttAAATGAATGCAATTTATTATGTGGTAGCACTTACAGAAGTGTCATGTGGGAATGGCAGTCACCCAATGAAGcataatttatcatattgttGATGGTTTAATGCAAAAACCTTCATTATATCACTCACTTTATTGGTTCATATTTTATGAacatcttttgtttgttttcctgATTGATGCTCTGATGAGATCTCAATTGTGATTTCTAATGATGTGATAGAATAGAtacttttgaatatatttttttaatttattaactttctTATTCAAAAGAATTTAATTCTGATTTTGAGTGGACAATGCTGTCAATAAAATCTAATTGTCACTATGactcattttaaaaaaactaaacaaaatcatggtatttgtaaaatttgagtttcattatttttatggtAAGCTATTCTCTCCATTGTATTTCCCACATTAGAAATACCTAAATACTGTCTAGTGTTTTCTAATGAGATAGATGATTGTGGTCATTCATCTTGTTAGAAAAGTTTGAACTTtactaactttatttttgctCTTTACCACTTTAGGGTTCATCACGATCTAGCATCCTTGGTGAGGCCACCATCAATCTTGCTGATTTTGTGGATGCCCTGAAGCCAACAGCTGTTTCTTTGCCTCTTAATGGAACTGAACCTGGAGTCACACTACATGTAAGAGTCTCTCTTCAAATTTCACTTATGTAACGGTCTCTTGttgattaattcatttttcattgGTTGTGCACTTACATGGTTTTGTGGCAGTACAATCTTTGTGTATACCTATCAATGACATACAATACaactcttcatattttttttttcaagttcttCAGTTGCTAGAGACCTCATTGCTATcacatttaatgttttctttctcttgtttgAAGCCAGGTCACAGTGCAGCTTCTCACTTCCAAAACCGGTTTCAGGTAACATGAGTGAGCTATGACATTTAAGAACGTGCTTCttctaaaaacaataaatttatttgatggtATTATTACTTTCAGAGAATTCGAGCAGCAGAGGGAACTCAGAGAGAGGGGCCTACAGACAACCTCTGACCAAGGTACTCATGACGAATCTGCTGATAGCAAAGAGTCATCTCCTGACCAGAATGtcaataatcatataaataaggTTTCATACCTTCTCTCCTTTACTGGCATTACTTGTATATACCTTCTCTCCTATACTTGATTGGAAGGGTCAAGGAACCGGGACattctttgaaaataaaaatataaattccaGACAGAATAAACACTTACATGTAcacaagttattttttaatcttgatGAAAACTACTTGACAATTATGTGTTAATGGTGGAGAAACCTAACTTTTTTTAAAGATGTATCATCTAGTATCCTATGGAGAGAAACATGTTTGTAGGCTTCATTCACTACCTAAAATTaagcagtttttttttttttttcgtttgcTTGACGCAGCCCCCTTATTTATTTCATGAAATTAGGTTAATTCAAGAgtgaaattgaaaagagaaCTTAAAGATCTCCCCCATATTTCTTCACTTGAAGGAGAGTCTAGGATAAATGAAGAGTATGCCGATTCAGCTGCTGGCTTTGATGGCTCTTCTAGTACTTCTGAAAGCATATATACTGATAAACATGATATCTCTAGTGCACATGAAGTGGACAGTCTTAAAAGCACAGTCTCTGGTGATTTAAGTGGACTGTCCCTCAGTCAAAGTACTCAACCAGACAAAGGGGAGGCACCTGATAATCAGTTTCCAGCACAGGGTAGTGATCGGGTTCATGGTTGGAGCATAGACTATTCAGCTGCCAATAATTTGGCTGCTGCTTCTGAAGATAGGAGCAGTAGTAGACTTATGGGAAATTTGGAAGCAGCTGAGTCATCTATTCTTGATCTAAAATTGAAAGTAAGTTCTTTGCAAAATCATGCTGATGAAATAGGTCTTGAAACACACAAGTTTTCTGAGCAACTTGCTACTGAGATTTCGTCTGGAGAAGAGTTAGTAAAGGAGGTTGCGGTACTAAAATCTCAATGTTCAAAGTTTAGAGATGAGTTTGAGCAgcttaaaaattctaaattgaGCTTACCATTCCCTCACAAAGATCCTACTGATACAGATCAggataaattatttcaaaatttgcaGCATAAATGGATTAAGGGGCTTTTGCTTATGGAAGATAAGTTAAGAGATATTCAGAAGGTGTCCATGGGATTTCCTGAAAGGGATTTTCGGTTCCTTAACTTGGAGTTAGAAGCGCTGGCTGAAATTTTACAGAACCTCAAACAAGAATCTGGAGAGCCAATTTTTGGGACCAAAATTGTCAATGAAAGGGAGaacaagaaaatgaatttgCATAAAAGTGAACGATTTTTAACAGATATTGGGTCTGATGCAGGTTTATTACAACCGGAAAGCATGAGTCATTATCTTTCCATACCTGGCCTTGTGTCTCACGAGTTTGATTCTGTTGATCCTACCCTTGCcatgaaagagaaaatttttgaacttttaaGAGAGATAGATGAGTCCAAAACTGAAAGGGAAAGCCTTGTACGGAAAATGGATCAGATGGAATGCTACTATGAAGCTCTTATTCAGGAacttgagcagaatcaaaggcAGATGATGGCTGAGTTGCAGAACCTTCGGAATGAACATTCTACTTGTCTGTACACAATTTCTGCTGGTAAGACCGAGATGGAGAGAATTCACCAGAATATGAATGAGCAGATGATGAAATTTGCTGAAGACAAACGCATTTTGGAAACTCTGAACAATGAGTTTGAAAGAAGGGCTATTTCTGCTGAAGCAGCCCTTAAAAGGGCCAGATTGAATTATTCTATTGCTGTTGGTCAATTGCAAAAAGATCTTGAACTGCTTTCTTGCCAAGTTCTTTCTATGCATGAGACAAATGAGAATCTCATAAAGCAGACCCTTTCTGATTCTTCAGTTCCAGACACTGATGATAGCCCAGAACAAGTGGTCTATCCTAAAATTTCAGAAGCTCATACATCCAATCGATTGCTGTGTCAAAATCACAGTTCTTCCTTACAAAGACAACATTTGGGTGAAGACATTTTACTTAACGATTTGAAAAGATCACTTCTGGTGCAAGAGGGGTTATACAtacaagttgaagaagaaattagCCAAATgcattttacaaatatatactCTGATGTATTTTCTAAGGCTTTGCAAGAAACATTGCTTGAAGCAAGTGTTGACATTCAACTCATGAAAGAGAAAATTGTTCAACTCTCTCAGCAGCTGGCGCTTGCAAATGAATCAAATGAGTTATTGGTGTTGAGGTTGCAGAATGCTATGAATGATATCCTTTCACTAAATGAGTACAAGGAGATCTGCACAGCAAAGAGCAATGACATTGCTCTCCAGAACCAGATTTTGGAGGCAAATTTAAAAACTCTTGCTCATGAAAACAGTCTTCTTACTGAGAAAGTTGATGAGCTGGATGTTCTTCTGACAGAGTATAGAAGTTACAAAGGAAAGTATGTGGCATGCAGTACAGAAAACTCGGAATTGAAGAGTTTATTGAAAAAAGAGAGCCTAGAAAATAATCATCTCCACGATGAAATATCCATTTTGCAGGAAGAATTAAAGTCTACTAGAACTAAAATTGACGAGGAAGTTTCAATGAAGAATAATCTGCAGGGTAATGTCACCTTTTTGTCTAATAAGTTGCAGAAATTGCTGGCATCGTATGAAGAAAGACACACTGAACTTTCTCTTTGTAGTAGATCTGCTTGTTTGGATTCAAAATGTGAAGACTTCGAGGGTCTTTTATTGTTGCTAGAAGAGCTGCAACAGAGTGCATTTCATAGAATCCTTCAACTCACAGAAGAGAAGGAGATTTTAGTGCATGACAAACAAAAGACTCAAGTATCTTTAAATGCTGCTGAATCAAATGCTCTAGTCATGAAACAGAAGTTTGAGCACGATTTGCAAGAAATGTTACGTAGGATAACTGTGTCAGATGCTCTTTTGCAGAAACTTCAGTTAGATTTTGAGGTGATCGTTAATAGAACTAGTGCTAGTTTGGAAGCTGAAGAGTTATACTCTAGGCAGCACAAAGAATTTTTGTCCGGTCTTCATCATTTGGAAGCTGAGTTACAAAAACTTAATTCCAGAAATCAGGACCTTTCTCATGAAATAACAAAACTAGATGGTACATCTATTGAACTTGAAATGTGTAAGCTGACCTTAGCAACAattgaagaggaaaagaaagattTGGAGTCGTCTTTACAGGAAAAAACTGAAGAATCTGCCAAGATTTCATCTGAGcttgattttttgaaaaagaatttgaattctctgcatgatgagttgCACACTGAGAAAACTGTTAGAGAAAAGATGGAGAAAGCAGTTTCCAATCTTACCACTGAATTGAATGAGAAGCAAAGCCAGCTGCAGGGAACGAGAGATTTGGAGTTGTCTTTACGGGAGAAAACAGAAGAGTCAGCCACGATATCATCTGAGCTTGATTCTTTGAAGGTGAACTTGAATTCTCTGCATAATGAGTTGCATGCTGAGAAAGCTGTCCGTGAAAAGTTGGAGAAAACAATTTCAGATCTTAACACAGAATTGAATGAGAAGCAGAGTCAGCTGCAGGGAAAGAAAGATTTGGAGTCATCTTTACTGGAGAAAACAGAAGAATCTGCCAAGATCTCGTCTGAGCTCATTTTTTTGGAGGAAAATTTGCATTCTCTGCATAATGATTTGCATGCTGAGAAAACGGTCAGAGAAATATTGGAGAAGGCAGTTTCAGATCTTACCACAGAATTGAATGAGAAGCAATGCCGGCTGCAGGATTCTGATCTGAACAGAAAAGAACTTGTCTATCTCAAACGAATGGTGTCAGACttagaatttgaaaattcaaGAATCTCAGATCTTCTGCAGAAATCTGAGAAATATCTTAAAGACGCTTTAAAAGAATCTTCTTCTATTACATTTCTGGAAACTCTGTTATCTGAAATGCATGAATTTTGCGTAGCTACAGACGTTGTTATGACTTTTACCAGAGCTCAGTTTGAGGATCATTTGGAAGAGCTTACTGAGAAACTTCATTCCACTTGCAGGCAACTTGATGTGCTTCACACGAAGAATTTTGATGTAGAATCTGAATTGAATCGCTGTCTTTACAGAGAACTGACGTGCATTGAAGAAAATACAAGATTGTTGACGAGTCTTGATTTCCTGAAATCTGAGTTAGAGGTCTTGACTGCTCAGAATAGAGAACTAATTGATCAAAACAGTGGAATTGTGTCAGAGGTTAAGGATCACAAGAATGGGACAGAAGAGGTCAGTTATACGTCTTATGTGCATGAAAGAGAGAATGTCGTTGAGGTTGCAAGGTTGGAACAATTGCTGGAAAGTTGTCGTAGAGATGCTGAAGAACTCTTTTTATCTAAGGAAGAAGCTGAACTCAAGTGTATAGTTCTCCAGGACAAATTGGACGAACTAGAAACTGCATGCGCTTCATTAAAACAATCAGATGATGAACTGATAAGGCTTCAGAGCCAATGCAATGAGCTTACCAAGAGGCTTGCTGAACAGGTTTTGAAGACAGAGGAGTTTAAGAATTTGTCTATTCATCTGAAGGAACTGAAAGACAAAGCTGAGGCTGAGTGTCTTAATGCTCATGACAAGAGAGGACATGAAGCACCACCAGTTGCTATGCAGGAGTCCTTGAGAATTGCATTTATCAAGGAACAGTATGAATCAAAGTTGCAAGAACTAAGACAACAGTTGTCTTTATCAAAAAAGCATAGCGAGGAAATGCTGTGGAAACTACAAGATGCAGTCGATGAAACTGAGAATAGAAAAAAGTCTGAAGCttctcaaataaaaattaacgaAGAGCTGGGGATGAAGATCTTGGAATTGGAGGCTGAGTTACAGGCTGTACTTTCTGACAAACGTAATTTGTTAAATGCCTATGACCTGCTAAAGGCTGAAAAAGAGTGTTGCGCAATAAGCCTTGATTGTTGTAAGCAAGAAAAACAAGAGCTTGAAGCTTCTCTTGTGAAATGCAATTTGGAGAAATCCAAAATTGAAGTAGAACTTACTTTGGCGAAGGAGCAGGTGGAGACTACGAGGTCTCATGCAAATTTTCTAAACAAGGACAATGGTACATTATCTTCTTCGATGAATCCTCAGCAAACATATAATCATGAGACAGAGAGTGCAAGTTTACTCATCAACATGCAACCCGAGGTaactgatttatttatttat
This DNA window, taken from Vigna radiata var. radiata cultivar VC1973A chromosome 5, Vradiata_ver6, whole genome shotgun sequence, encodes the following:
- the LOC106761926 gene encoding putative leucine-rich repeat-containing protein DDB_G0290503, with amino-acid sequence MSRVTRWKIEKTKVKVVFRLQFHATHIPQSGWDKLFISFIPADTGKATSKTTKANVRNGTCKWADPIYETTRLLQDIKSRQYEEKFYKFVVGMGSSRSSILGEATINLADFVDALKPTAVSLPLNGTEPGVTLHVTVQLLTSKTGFREFEQQRELRERGLQTTSDQGTHDESADSKESSPDQNVNNHINKVNSRVKLKRELKDLPHISSLEGESRINEEYADSAAGFDGSSSTSESIYTDKHDISSAHEVDSLKSTVSGDLSGLSLSQSTQPDKGEAPDNQFPAQGSDRVHGWSIDYSAANNLAAASEDRSSSRLMGNLEAAESSILDLKLKVSSLQNHADEIGLETHKFSEQLATEISSGEELVKEVAVLKSQCSKFRDEFEQLKNSKLSLPFPHKDPTDTDQDKLFQNLQHKWIKGLLLMEDKLRDIQKVSMGFPERDFRFLNLELEALAEILQNLKQESGEPIFGTKIVNERENKKMNLHKSERFLTDIGSDAGLLQPESMSHYLSIPGLVSHEFDSVDPTLAMKEKIFELLREIDESKTERESLVRKMDQMECYYEALIQELEQNQRQMMAELQNLRNEHSTCLYTISAGKTEMERIHQNMNEQMMKFAEDKRILETLNNEFERRAISAEAALKRARLNYSIAVGQLQKDLELLSCQVLSMHETNENLIKQTLSDSSVPDTDDSPEQVVYPKISEAHTSNRLLCQNHSSSLQRQHLGEDILLNDLKRSLLVQEGLYIQVEEEISQMHFTNIYSDVFSKALQETLLEASVDIQLMKEKIVQLSQQLALANESNELLVLRLQNAMNDILSLNEYKEICTAKSNDIALQNQILEANLKTLAHENSLLTEKVDELDVLLTEYRSYKGKYVACSTENSELKSLLKKESLENNHLHDEISILQEELKSTRTKIDEEVSMKNNLQGNVTFLSNKLQKLLASYEERHTELSLCSRSACLDSKCEDFEGLLLLLEELQQSAFHRILQLTEEKEILVHDKQKTQVSLNAAESNALVMKQKFEHDLQEMLRRITVSDALLQKLQLDFEVIVNRTSASLEAEELYSRQHKEFLSGLHHLEAELQKLNSRNQDLSHEITKLDGTSIELEMCKLTLATIEEEKKDLESSLQEKTEESAKISSELDFLKKNLNSLHDELHTEKTVREKMEKAVSNLTTELNEKQSQLQGTRDLELSLREKTEESATISSELDSLKVNLNSLHNELHAEKAVREKLEKTISDLNTELNEKQSQLQGKKDLESSLLEKTEESAKISSELIFLEENLHSLHNDLHAEKTVREILEKAVSDLTTELNEKQCRLQDSDLNRKELVYLKRMVSDLEFENSRISDLLQKSEKYLKDALKESSSITFLETLLSEMHEFCVATDVVMTFTRAQFEDHLEELTEKLHSTCRQLDVLHTKNFDVESELNRCLYRELTCIEENTRLLTSLDFLKSELEVLTAQNRELIDQNSGIVSEVKDHKNGTEEVSYTSYVHERENVVEVARLEQLLESCRRDAEELFLSKEEAELKCIVLQDKLDELETACASLKQSDDELIRLQSQCNELTKRLAEQVLKTEEFKNLSIHLKELKDKAEAECLNAHDKRGHEAPPVAMQESLRIAFIKEQYESKLQELRQQLSLSKKHSEEMLWKLQDAVDETENRKKSEASQIKINEELGMKILELEAELQAVLSDKRNLLNAYDLLKAEKECCAISLDCCKQEKQELEASLVKCNLEKSKIEVELTLAKEQVETTRSHANFLNKDNGTLSSSMNPQQTYNHETESASLLINMQPEDPLASSVMNGGQTLGSEKDLQQEEVMKHVASTESLKSSIDHLSKELERMKNENMLPSVDGHSHDEPSFPGLQRELIQLHEANQELGNIFPVFDKFSVSGNALERVLALEIELAEALRTKKSNMQFQSSFLKHHGDEEAVFRSFRDINELIKDMLELKARHSAVETELKEMHDRYSQLSLQFAEVEGERQKLMMTIKNTRASKKASS